In Amblyraja radiata isolate CabotCenter1 chromosome 28, sAmbRad1.1.pri, whole genome shotgun sequence, one DNA window encodes the following:
- the ube2g1 gene encoding ubiquitin-conjugating enzyme E2 G1: MTEPQSVLLLRRQLAELNKNPVDGFSAGLIDDNDLYRWEVLIIGPPDTLYEGGVFKAHLTFPKDYPLRPPKMKFITEIWHPNVDKNGEVCISILHEPGEDKYGYEKPEERWLPIHTVETILISVISMLADPNGDSPANVDAAKEWREDRIGEFKRKVARCVRKSQETAFE, translated from the exons AGCTGAACAAGAATCCTGTTGATGGTTTTTCAGCAGGGTTGATTGATGACAATGACCTGTACAGATGGGAAGTACTTATCATAGGTCCACCTGACACTTTGTA TGAAGGTGGTGTGTTCAAAGCTCATCTCACCTTTCCTAAAGACTATCCCCTCAGGCCGCCAAAGATGAAATTCATCACAGAAATCTGGCATCCAAATG TTGATAAGAATGGCGAGGTATGCATCTCTATTCTACACGAGCCTGGTGAGGATAAGTATGGGTATGAAAAGCCTGAAGAACGCTGGCTGCCAATCCACACTGTGGAGACTATTCTTATCAGCGTGATTTCAATGTTGGCAGATCCAAATGGAGACTCACCGGCTAATGTGGATGCAGCG AAAGAGTGGAGGGAAGACCGCATTGGCGAATTCAAAAGGAAAGTTGCACGCTGTGTAAGAAAAAGTCAGGAGACGGCATTCGAGTGA